A genomic region of Nitrospinota bacterium contains the following coding sequences:
- a CDS encoding flippase-like domain-containing protein, translating into MAGAAGADKQRAIMAVKLMLVAGIFAWLYGSGRLDFAALGMALTETPGHVAASLALTLTAIAIGVERWRALLSAMKFSVGFGPALRLTLIGMFFSIALPGVVGGDIVKAYYLARGQSQKTALVTTVFFDRIAGLYTMFLMAALAGAGAAAFVWISPDTPGWWTPSIKGLVLFSIIAFAMSSVMALLFMSKRVGESPALARLIGLLPFSAAIMKIHGATKNFGREPGLMLRSLVFSIIAQLVAYASIWLMAAALKITELPFWQYLFALPVCALINSIPVAPSGLGVGEVGFGAVFAMFGSNKGVELAVLFHAVNIALCLVIGGLVYLSSLRGDSGVSIANLKNLEREEGNK; encoded by the coding sequence ATGGCTGGCGCCGCCGGAGCGGATAAACAAAGGGCCATTATGGCCGTAAAGCTCATGCTTGTGGCGGGGATATTCGCGTGGCTGTACGGCTCCGGGCGGCTGGATTTTGCGGCCCTTGGCATGGCGCTCACCGAAACGCCGGGCCACGTGGCCGCCAGCCTGGCGCTCACATTAACAGCCATCGCCATCGGTGTGGAACGGTGGCGGGCGCTTCTTTCGGCCATGAAATTTTCCGTGGGGTTCGGCCCGGCGCTACGGCTTACCCTCATCGGCATGTTCTTCAGCATCGCCCTGCCCGGCGTTGTGGGGGGCGACATCGTTAAAGCCTATTACCTGGCCCGGGGCCAGAGCCAGAAAACCGCCCTGGTCACCACGGTTTTCTTCGACAGGATAGCAGGTCTGTACACCATGTTTTTAATGGCCGCCCTGGCGGGCGCGGGCGCGGCGGCGTTCGTCTGGATTTCGCCGGATACGCCCGGATGGTGGACGCCATCCATTAAAGGCCTGGTTTTGTTTTCCATAATCGCCTTCGCCATGTCTTCGGTAATGGCGTTATTGTTTATGAGCAAGCGGGTGGGCGAATCGCCAGCGCTGGCGCGTCTTATCGGCCTGCTCCCTTTTTCGGCGGCCATTATGAAAATCCACGGAGCCACCAAGAACTTCGGCAGAGAACCCGGGCTTATGTTGCGGTCGCTGGTTTTCTCCATCATCGCCCAGCTGGTGGCATACGCCTCCATATGGCTGATGGCCGCGGCGCTGAAAATTACGGAACTGCCCTTCTGGCAGTATCTGTTCGCCCTGCCGGTATGCGCGCTGATAAACTCCATCCCGGTGGCGCCCAGCGGGCTTGGCGTGGGCGAGGTGGGGTTTGGCGCGGTGTTCGCCATGTTCGGCTCCAACAAGGGGGTGGAGCTGGCGGTTCTGTTCCACGCGGTGAACATCGCCCTGTGTCTGGTTATTGGAGGGCTCGTGTATCTGTCCAGCTTACGGGGCGACAGCGGCGTGTCCATCGCCAACCTGAAAAACCTGGAGCGGGAAGAGGGAAATAAATAG
- a CDS encoding glycosyltransferase family 2 protein encodes MEDLFHISNLRLLGALTGAVAIYCAIRKLRSYSDSRASVSALGGFGIVILLVSLFPSLVNIPAGVIGERGQPSGRIITLLVISVLFLFVALIDERGKREKLAAQFDRLVRKLAMDRFMSMEDLAPMERAVIIVMPAYNEVENIAQVLPRIPGMVLGLPLITLVVDDGSADGTGDSARALGARVISNVTNRGGGASIRLGLDAAKAMANDGAVVIMDADGQHQPEELETLVAPALAGVADMVVGSRILGARESDSAIRLAGVHFFSALLSLLTGFKITDCSSGYRALRMDALRKMDLRQDQFWAAEQLLEAGKRGLKHTERPITITRRISGVSKKGTNLVYGFNFMRSIVKTWIR; translated from the coding sequence ATGGAAGACCTTTTTCACATATCGAACCTAAGGCTGTTGGGGGCGCTCACGGGCGCGGTGGCCATTTATTGCGCCATCAGGAAGTTGCGCTCCTATTCCGACAGCCGGGCCAGCGTGTCCGCCTTGGGCGGGTTCGGTATAGTAATCCTGCTTGTTAGCCTTTTCCCCTCCCTTGTAAACATCCCCGCCGGGGTGATCGGCGAACGGGGCCAGCCTTCGGGCAGGATAATCACCTTATTGGTCATATCGGTCTTATTTTTATTCGTGGCGCTCATTGATGAGCGGGGCAAACGGGAAAAACTGGCCGCCCAGTTCGACAGGCTTGTAAGAAAGCTCGCCATGGACCGGTTCATGTCCATGGAGGACCTTGCGCCCATGGAGCGCGCCGTTATCATCGTCATGCCCGCGTATAACGAGGTGGAGAACATCGCCCAGGTCCTGCCGCGAATCCCCGGGATGGTCCTTGGCCTGCCTTTGATAACCCTTGTGGTGGACGATGGAAGCGCGGACGGCACCGGCGATTCGGCCCGGGCCCTGGGGGCGCGGGTCATAAGCAACGTGACAAACCGGGGCGGGGGCGCGTCCATCCGCCTGGGGCTGGACGCCGCGAAGGCCATGGCCAACGATGGCGCCGTGGTGATAATGGACGCGGACGGCCAGCACCAGCCGGAAGAGCTGGAGACCCTTGTCGCCCCGGCGCTTGCGGGGGTGGCGGACATGGTGGTGGGCTCCCGCATACTGGGCGCCCGGGAGAGCGACTCGGCCATCCGCCTGGCCGGGGTGCATTTTTTCAGCGCGCTTTTAAGCCTGCTCACGGGGTTTAAGATCACAGACTGCTCCAGCGGCTACCGCGCCCTGCGGATGGACGCCCTGCGAAAGATGGACTTGCGGCAGGACCAGTTCTGGGCCGCCGAACAGCTATTAGAAGCCGGTAAGAGGGGTTTGAAACACACCGAACGCCCCATCACCATAACGCGCAGGATAAGCGGCGTGAGCAAAAAGGGGACCAACCTGGTTTACGGGTTCAACTTCATGCGCTCCATCGTCAAGACCTGGATACGGTGA
- a CDS encoding SDR family NAD(P)-dependent oxidoreductase, translating to MKLGRILVTGGAGFIGASLVKRLVAEGARVTVFDNFSTGSRKAVDGCGATVIEGDVRDPQAVERAVAGHDAVAHLAGHADVAESIKDPMLDFGVNVAGSLNTLMASVKNGVKRFIFASSSAAVGEAPQPVDENSPLKPLSAYGASKMAVEGYLSACHASYGIQTAALRFSNVYGPGSMMKSDVVSVFFRNALEGRPLAIYGDGGQTRDFIYIDDLCRAIILTLENGRHNAGGPNIWGSAYQLGSGTETSINSLGDMVKRVVERHAGITAPIEYLPPRPGEIIRNYADISNFSRVFGFKPETALPEGLERVWEFFRKELGK from the coding sequence GTGAAGCTGGGCCGTATATTGGTTACCGGCGGGGCCGGATTCATCGGCGCAAGCCTGGTTAAACGCCTGGTGGCGGAAGGGGCGCGGGTAACGGTGTTCGACAATTTTTCGACCGGCTCCCGGAAGGCGGTGGATGGTTGCGGCGCTACCGTCATTGAAGGGGATGTGCGGGACCCTCAAGCCGTGGAACGGGCCGTGGCCGGGCATGACGCGGTGGCCCATCTTGCCGGGCACGCCGATGTGGCCGAGTCCATAAAAGACCCAATGCTGGATTTCGGGGTGAATGTGGCCGGAAGCCTGAACACCCTCATGGCGTCGGTTAAGAACGGCGTTAAAAGGTTCATATTCGCTTCCTCCTCGGCGGCGGTGGGGGAGGCGCCCCAGCCGGTGGATGAGAACTCGCCGCTAAAACCCCTGTCGGCTTATGGCGCCTCGAAAATGGCGGTGGAGGGCTATTTGTCCGCCTGTCACGCCTCTTATGGGATTCAAACCGCCGCCCTGCGCTTCTCCAACGTTTATGGGCCGGGCTCGATGATGAAGTCCGACGTGGTGTCGGTGTTCTTCAGGAACGCGCTGGAGGGCAGGCCGCTTGCCATCTATGGCGATGGCGGGCAGACCCGGGATTTTATATACATAGACGACCTGTGCCGGGCCATTATCCTTACGCTGGAGAATGGGCGCCACAACGCCGGAGGTCCGAATATATGGGGTTCAGCCTACCAGCTGGGTTCCGGGACGGAGACTTCGATAAACAGCCTGGGCGATATGGTAAAGCGAGTCGTGGAGCGTCACGCCGGGATAACCGCCCCAATAGAATATTTGCCACCCCGGCCCGGGGAGATAATCAGGAATTACGCCGACATCTCAAACTTCTCGCGGGTTTTCGGATTCAAGCCGGAAACCGCCCTACCGGAAGGGCTGGAGCGCGTCTGGGAGTTCTTCCGCAAGGAACTTGGGAAGTAA
- a CDS encoding ankyrin repeat domain-containing protein → MNRLSALLACACLLLSSACASHDPSLLMTSAAKGDLSHIDTLLAEGVKPGTADELGFTPVMAASEAGRVEALKRLITAGADVNAVNYAGKTALMLSAGKNRPEAARTLLEAGAKVDLKDNLSRTALFIAVETKHPALVDALIAGGADVEIADRMGKTPLIRAAMSGSTQMVASLISAGASVKARDANRRTVLIGAASTGAVECIKLLVAARADVNATDDLGQTALTLSTRQADWSTASVLIAAGADVNAMDTLGQTPLIEAIKAGNGPAALNFIIHGADVNAGDNAGRTPLMAAGEVNDVETAQILIQSGADVNAVDQYGQTALGKAAMAGAAGTADALIKAGANVDAVSGAGETPILAAAKNGDGQTVSLLLAAGADVTRAGPDGVKPFEAALKLGHRKAYQLIREREYITKLAVAEGEALDRLLFHASLEGMENSIQAMLEKGANPNKAGALKFPYEYYGPRADDLAGLIRDGYKNPNSINCSAATPLSAAIQNSANGAALALLRNGAEPDRADSCGRTPLMLAAATGNAEGANLLLLFGANADTKDSVSGATALHLAALGNHLNVVKALLPAGARGTEADNGGFAPLKLALALGHSGAAKEMAENLEGAGAAVARDEPLFKSLSEKGKPAVGGAPALAAGFKDSLALLTSIREGKYVTGDKYRFSTAQARNKYLAAALANPVWRKEFSRARGCGYKTTQGPSRKNASGFTATVLCGGNQGGAQTREILAEKPGAFWTAPGGSIPPGTYHAAAMAVCGCVETEAGVEENGEETP, encoded by the coding sequence ATGAACCGGTTGTCCGCTTTGCTGGCATGCGCCTGCCTTTTGTTAAGCTCGGCCTGCGCCAGCCACGATCCATCCCTTCTGATGACCTCCGCCGCCAAGGGAGACCTGTCGCATATAGATACCCTGCTGGCCGAAGGCGTGAAACCCGGAACAGCCGACGAGCTGGGGTTCACCCCGGTTATGGCCGCAAGCGAGGCGGGGCGCGTGGAGGCGCTGAAAAGGCTCATAACAGCCGGAGCGGATGTGAACGCCGTTAACTACGCCGGGAAAACCGCGCTGATGCTCTCGGCTGGCAAAAACCGGCCGGAAGCCGCCAGGACGCTACTGGAAGCCGGGGCGAAGGTGGATTTGAAAGACAACCTTTCGCGCACGGCGCTGTTTATCGCAGTCGAGACAAAACATCCGGCGCTGGTGGATGCGCTCATCGCCGGCGGGGCGGACGTGGAAATCGCCGACAGGATGGGCAAGACCCCCCTCATCCGCGCCGCCATGAGTGGCTCCACCCAAATGGTGGCATCGTTAATCAGCGCGGGAGCTTCGGTAAAAGCGAGGGACGCGAACCGCAGGACCGTGCTGATAGGCGCCGCATCCACCGGGGCGGTTGAGTGCATAAAGCTCCTTGTCGCCGCCAGGGCCGACGTGAACGCCACCGACGACCTGGGGCAGACCGCGCTTACCCTTTCCACCCGGCAGGCGGACTGGTCCACCGCCTCAGTCCTTATCGCCGCCGGGGCGGACGTGAACGCCATGGACACCCTGGGGCAAACGCCGCTCATCGAAGCCATAAAGGCCGGGAACGGCCCTGCCGCGCTAAACTTCATAATCCATGGGGCCGACGTGAACGCTGGCGACAACGCCGGGAGAACGCCCCTGATGGCCGCTGGCGAGGTTAATGACGTAGAGACGGCTCAAATACTCATCCAGTCCGGCGCGGACGTTAACGCCGTGGACCAGTATGGGCAGACCGCCCTGGGCAAGGCCGCCATGGCCGGGGCCGCCGGAACGGCTGACGCGCTCATAAAAGCCGGGGCCAACGTGGACGCCGTATCCGGCGCGGGGGAGACCCCGATACTTGCCGCCGCTAAAAATGGGGACGGGCAAACGGTGTCGCTGTTGCTTGCGGCCGGGGCGGATGTGACCCGGGCCGGGCCAGACGGGGTGAAACCCTTCGAGGCGGCCTTAAAGCTGGGGCACAGGAAAGCCTATCAACTCATCCGGGAGCGGGAATATATAACAAAACTTGCGGTGGCGGAAGGCGAGGCTCTGGACAGGCTTTTATTCCATGCATCGCTGGAAGGGATGGAAAACTCCATCCAGGCCATGCTGGAAAAAGGGGCCAATCCCAACAAAGCTGGCGCGCTTAAATTCCCCTATGAATATTACGGCCCCAGGGCGGATGATTTGGCGGGCCTTATCCGTGATGGTTACAAAAACCCAAACAGTATTAATTGCTCCGCGGCCACTCCCCTATCGGCGGCAATACAAAACTCCGCCAATGGCGCGGCGCTGGCGTTGCTTAGAAACGGCGCGGAGCCGGACCGGGCGGATTCATGCGGAAGGACCCCATTGATGTTGGCCGCCGCCACCGGCAACGCGGAAGGGGCCAACCTGCTTCTGCTATTCGGCGCGAATGCCGATACTAAAGACTCCGTCTCCGGGGCCACGGCCCTCCATCTAGCCGCGCTTGGAAACCATCTGAACGTGGTAAAAGCGTTATTGCCGGCGGGCGCCAGGGGAACGGAAGCGGATAACGGCGGATTTGCTCCGTTAAAGCTGGCGCTGGCTTTGGGACATTCCGGCGCGGCTAAAGAGATGGCGGAGAATCTTGAGGGCGCTGGCGCCGCCGTGGCCAGGGATGAGCCTCTTTTCAAAAGTCTCTCAGAAAAAGGCAAGCCAGCGGTGGGCGGAGCCCCTGCGCTGGCCGCGGGTTTTAAGGATTCCCTCGCCTTGCTCACCTCCATCAGGGAAGGTAAGTACGTTACCGGCGATAAATACCGTTTCTCCACGGCCCAGGCCCGCAACAAATATTTGGCCGCGGCTCTTGCAAACCCGGTTTGGCGCAAGGAATTTTCGAGGGCGCGGGGTTGTGGATACAAAACAACGCAAGGCCCATCACGGAAAAACGCATCAGGATTTACCGCCACGGTTCTTTGCGGCGGGAACCAGGGTGGGGCCCAGACGCGCGAAATCCTTGCTGAAAAGCCCGGAGCCTTCTGGACTGCGCCCGGTGGCTCCATTCCGCCGGGAACATATCACGCCGCCGCCATGGCCGTTTGCGGATGCGTGGAGACGGAAGCTGGTGTAGAAGAAAACGGGGAAGAAACCCCATAG
- a CDS encoding radical SAM protein, producing MKIVLANCVGIDGAGWYIIPYPSRWTTSAKGHSDAFTYYPRDLGYLSSLLKRDTGHEIKLVDACLTRMDKEDYAKLIAGEKPDWLLMESSTRTINEDMWVARAVKAATGAKVAMTGQHPTTYPRSVEGVCDLVIKGEYLKPALEFFRNGAKTPASGVIEFDRGNLIDVDELPLPEDGDISRLAYAMKGDPICRYREAQVYASRGCPYRCVYCVACHTYYGGPDYRARNADSVVAELDMLFTKYPSLEGAFFDDEIHNANIARTKKLARAITAAGLDGKRYDAMCAYQNFDREALELMKRAGYYQVRVGVETASDTVAQGLQLGAKYRPDKLNSFLDTAKEIGLGVYATFTLGGPGATAEEDGKTVKLMRQLIESDLISDCQVSICTPQPGTPFYDWALEAGALVDRGWEDFDGGVSSVIDLPGYTGGQIESVRLDALHAYDEARKTRDGRVFYDNWDKSVKTAGIAPKRPLLFRSSRDWHIEMCLNAVRQSWTEAEVGFLCHEGHRAGFENNRPWLKILPYGREGFLSVDGLDGSLLDNIARFAPDTAFIPSNSYHCRGYGNVLEVAERLSIRDVYFINSAGEIIPARRSQAR from the coding sequence ATGAAAATAGTCCTGGCCAACTGCGTGGGGATAGACGGCGCGGGATGGTACATCATCCCCTACCCCAGCCGGTGGACAACCTCCGCCAAAGGGCATAGCGACGCTTTCACCTATTATCCGAGAGACCTGGGTTATCTAAGCTCACTTTTGAAAAGGGATACCGGCCACGAAATAAAACTTGTGGACGCGTGCCTTACCCGGATGGACAAAGAGGACTACGCCAAACTCATCGCCGGTGAGAAGCCGGACTGGCTGTTGATGGAAAGCTCCACCCGCACCATAAACGAGGACATGTGGGTGGCCCGCGCCGTTAAGGCCGCCACCGGGGCCAAAGTGGCCATGACCGGCCAGCACCCCACCACCTACCCCCGGTCGGTGGAAGGCGTTTGCGACCTGGTGATAAAAGGGGAATACCTGAAACCCGCTCTGGAGTTTTTCAGGAACGGCGCTAAAACCCCTGCCAGCGGCGTCATCGAGTTTGACCGGGGCAACCTGATAGACGTGGATGAACTGCCGTTGCCGGAAGACGGAGACATAAGCCGGTTGGCTTACGCCATGAAAGGCGACCCCATTTGCAGATACCGGGAGGCGCAGGTTTACGCCTCTCGTGGTTGCCCATACAGGTGCGTGTATTGCGTGGCGTGCCACACCTATTACGGCGGGCCGGATTACCGGGCGCGGAACGCGGATAGCGTGGTGGCGGAGCTGGACATGCTTTTCACCAAATACCCCTCGCTGGAAGGGGCGTTTTTCGACGACGAGATCCACAACGCCAACATCGCCCGCACAAAGAAACTGGCCCGGGCCATAACCGCCGCCGGGCTGGACGGTAAACGGTACGACGCCATGTGCGCATACCAGAATTTCGACCGGGAGGCGCTGGAGCTTATGAAACGGGCGGGATATTACCAGGTTCGCGTGGGAGTGGAAACCGCCAGCGACACCGTGGCCCAAGGGCTTCAGCTGGGCGCGAAATACCGGCCCGATAAGCTTAACTCGTTTTTGGATACGGCAAAAGAAATAGGGCTGGGAGTGTACGCCACCTTCACCCTGGGCGGGCCGGGCGCAACCGCAGAGGAAGACGGCAAGACGGTTAAGCTCATGCGACAGCTCATTGAGAGCGACCTGATATCGGACTGCCAGGTGTCCATCTGCACACCCCAGCCGGGAACGCCTTTCTACGATTGGGCGCTGGAAGCGGGGGCGCTGGTGGACAGGGGTTGGGAGGATTTCGACGGTGGCGTGTCCAGCGTGATAGACCTGCCGGGCTATACGGGCGGACAGATAGAGTCTGTCCGTCTCGACGCGCTACATGCTTATGACGAGGCCCGCAAAACACGGGACGGCCGGGTGTTTTACGACAACTGGGACAAGTCTGTTAAAACCGCTGGGATTGCGCCAAAGCGTCCTCTGCTGTTCCGCTCCAGCCGGGACTGGCACATCGAAATGTGCCTGAACGCCGTCCGGCAAAGCTGGACTGAAGCGGAGGTAGGGTTTCTATGTCACGAGGGCCACAGGGCCGGTTTCGAAAATAACCGGCCGTGGCTGAAAATCCTCCCTTACGGGCGCGAAGGCTTTTTAAGCGTGGACGGGCTGGATGGATCTCTTTTAGATAACATCGCCCGGTTCGCGCCGGACACCGCTTTTATCCCATCAAACTCATATCATTGCCGGGGGTATGGCAATGTGCTGGAGGTGGCGGAACGGCTTTCCATACGCGATGTATATTTCATCAACTCCGCCGGGGAGATAATCCCGGCGCGCCGGAGTCAGGCGCGATAG
- a CDS encoding adenylyltransferase/cytidyltransferase family protein, producing MNHRDKIKTLAELAETAQSARAGGKKVVYCHGVFDLLHIGHIKHLEAARRLGDILIVTVTPDRFVNKGPHRPAFPEMLRAEALAAMGCVDWVGVNNWPTAVEPINIIKPDLFVKGIVRGEGKRDHSDAIDQEENAIRGVGGNMVFTDEETYSASTLINRFMDIFTPEAKLFLEDFRSRHTPEEIIGHIQKINQLKVLTIGETIIDEYHFCAALGKANKEPILAVRNLYKETYAGGILAIANHVSGFCGQVGLMSMIGEVDSFEDFVHGKLYPNVTPMFLRQRGKPTLVKRRFVESYSGSKLFEVYIMENGKINGELEEAFCASLEEELPKYDVVVVADYGHGLFTDRSIKILAEKAKFLAVNTQTNAGNMGFNMISKYPRADFISIAEPEIRLDSRDMSGDLKKLVERAAKNSNCGRMVVTKGKNGCLCYDETTGFCEIPAFSVKMVDRIGSGDAVLALTAPCVTLGLPMEVVGFIGNVAGAEACAIMGNKTPIEPSSLFRHITSLMK from the coding sequence ATGAACCATAGAGACAAGATCAAGACGCTGGCGGAGCTGGCCGAAACGGCGCAATCCGCCCGGGCCGGGGGGAAAAAGGTCGTTTACTGCCACGGCGTTTTCGACCTGCTTCACATCGGCCACATAAAACATCTGGAGGCCGCCCGCCGGTTGGGGGACATCCTCATCGTAACCGTCACCCCCGACCGGTTCGTGAACAAGGGGCCGCACCGCCCCGCGTTCCCCGAAATGTTGCGCGCCGAGGCGCTGGCCGCCATGGGGTGCGTGGATTGGGTGGGTGTGAACAACTGGCCCACAGCCGTGGAGCCCATAAACATCATCAAACCCGACCTTTTCGTTAAGGGCATCGTGCGCGGCGAGGGCAAGCGGGACCATTCGGACGCCATTGACCAGGAGGAAAACGCAATCCGGGGCGTCGGCGGAAACATGGTGTTCACCGACGAGGAGACCTATAGCGCCTCCACGCTGATAAACCGGTTTATGGACATTTTCACCCCGGAAGCCAAACTTTTCCTGGAAGATTTCCGGAGCCGCCACACCCCCGAGGAAATAATCGGCCACATCCAGAAGATAAACCAGCTCAAGGTCCTCACCATCGGCGAGACTATCATAGACGAGTACCATTTCTGCGCCGCCCTGGGCAAAGCCAACAAAGAGCCCATCCTGGCCGTCCGCAACCTTTACAAGGAAACCTACGCCGGGGGCATATTGGCCATCGCCAACCACGTTTCCGGATTTTGCGGCCAGGTGGGGCTTATGAGCATGATCGGCGAGGTGGACTCCTTCGAGGATTTTGTCCACGGGAAGCTTTATCCCAATGTTACGCCCATGTTCCTGCGCCAGCGCGGAAAACCCACGCTGGTGAAACGCCGGTTCGTGGAAAGCTATTCGGGCTCCAAGCTGTTCGAAGTGTACATAATGGAGAACGGCAAGATAAACGGCGAGCTGGAGGAGGCTTTCTGCGCCAGCCTGGAGGAGGAGCTTCCAAAATACGACGTGGTGGTGGTGGCCGATTACGGCCATGGCCTGTTCACCGACCGGTCCATAAAAATCCTGGCCGAAAAGGCGAAATTCCTGGCGGTGAATACCCAGACCAACGCCGGGAACATGGGGTTTAACATGATCTCCAAATACCCCCGGGCGGATTTCATATCAATAGCCGAGCCGGAGATACGGCTGGACAGCCGCGACATGAGCGGCGATCTGAAAAAGCTTGTGGAGCGGGCCGCCAAAAATTCCAACTGCGGCCGGATGGTGGTTACCAAGGGGAAGAACGGCTGTCTGTGTTATGATGAAACCACGGGTTTTTGCGAAATTCCGGCGTTTTCGGTGAAAATGGTGGACCGTATCGGATCCGGCGACGCGGTGCTGGCCCTCACGGCGCCGTGCGTTACGCTGGGGCTCCCCATGGAGGTCGTGGGGTTCATCGGCAACGTGGCCGGCGCGGAAGCCTGCGCCATCATGGGGAACAAAACGCCGATAGAGCCTTCCAGTCTTTTCAGGCATATTACGTCGCTGATGAAATAA
- a CDS encoding SIS domain-containing protein produces MNNSTWLEELKKLNHLLSSFSFRDEMGGDVSFDEGFALWRRWTVELREKRRLCFLIGNGASASMASHISADLAKNAHVHTQVFSDLSLITAMANDISYDAVYSEPLRRRGALGDMLVAISSSGRSENILNAVSVARELGMTVITLSAMSSENPLRMGGSLNAYVPAETYGHAETCHAAILHFWMDSVSLDGRKPLDDCLSRKLFAPNQS; encoded by the coding sequence ATGAATAACTCAACATGGCTTGAAGAGCTGAAAAAGCTGAACCACCTGCTTTCGTCCTTCTCGTTCCGCGACGAGATGGGGGGCGACGTGAGTTTCGACGAGGGGTTCGCCCTCTGGCGCAGGTGGACGGTGGAGCTTAGGGAAAAACGAAGGCTCTGTTTCCTCATAGGCAACGGCGCCAGCGCCTCCATGGCCAGCCACATCTCGGCGGACCTGGCCAAGAACGCCCATGTGCATACCCAGGTTTTTTCGGACCTGTCGCTAATCACCGCCATGGCCAACGACATAAGCTACGACGCGGTGTATTCGGAGCCTCTGCGCAGGCGCGGCGCTTTGGGAGACATGCTTGTGGCCATCAGCAGTTCGGGCCGGTCGGAAAACATATTGAACGCAGTAAGCGTGGCCCGGGAACTGGGCATGACGGTGATCACGCTTTCGGCAATGTCCTCGGAAAACCCGTTGCGGATGGGCGGCTCCCTGAACGCGTACGTTCCCGCCGAAACCTACGGCCACGCGGAAACCTGCCACGCCGCCATATTGCATTTCTGGATGGACTCTGTAAGCCTCGACGGGCGCAAGCCTTTGGATGATTGCCTTTCAAGGAAACTATTCGCCCCCAACCAGTCCTGA
- a CDS encoding deoxyhypusine synthase family protein, whose protein sequence is MVFDRSRLKLEPLDQRQSDLDLTAILDLTGSGMASPGLDKAADRIRQAKERGAAVIFIMGAHVIRSGVQRYIIDLMARGYISLVATNGAGAIHDYEFALTGKTTESVARYVSEGRFGLWRETGRVNDIAVEGWRAGLGLGEAVGKAIEDEKLPHRDISVFAAGYRLGVPVTAHVGIGYDIVHEHPNCDGAAYGATSYTDFLKFAAVVEKLEGGVVMNFGSAVMGPEVYLKALAMARNVAHSEGRRIRRFTTLVCDLHDIGGRDYGKEPQKGDPAYYYRPWKTMLARTVADGGESIYVQGAHAQTIPALWARLAQTGAKP, encoded by the coding sequence ATGGTTTTCGATCGATCCAGGCTGAAGCTTGAGCCGCTCGATCAGCGCCAAAGCGATCTGGATTTAACAGCGATCCTCGATTTGACCGGGTCCGGCATGGCTTCGCCCGGGCTGGACAAGGCCGCGGACCGTATCCGGCAAGCCAAGGAGCGCGGCGCGGCGGTGATTTTTATAATGGGCGCCCACGTCATAAGAAGCGGCGTCCAGCGCTACATAATAGACCTGATGGCCAGGGGATATATATCCCTTGTGGCCACCAACGGGGCCGGGGCGATTCATGATTACGAGTTCGCGCTCACTGGCAAGACCACCGAGAGCGTGGCCCGGTACGTTTCCGAAGGGCGGTTCGGTCTGTGGCGGGAAACCGGGCGCGTGAACGACATCGCCGTGGAAGGGTGGCGTGCCGGGCTGGGGCTGGGCGAGGCGGTGGGCAAAGCCATCGAAGATGAAAAACTGCCCCACAGAGACATCAGCGTTTTCGCGGCGGGTTACAGGCTGGGCGTGCCGGTGACGGCCCATGTGGGCATCGGGTACGACATAGTCCACGAACACCCCAATTGCGACGGGGCCGCCTATGGCGCCACAAGTTACACCGATTTTCTCAAGTTCGCCGCCGTTGTGGAAAAGCTTGAGGGGGGTGTGGTGATGAATTTCGGCTCGGCGGTGATGGGCCCGGAGGTTTATTTAAAAGCCTTGGCTATGGCAAGGAACGTGGCCCATTCGGAAGGGCGGCGCATCCGCCGGTTCACGACGCTGGTGTGCGACCTTCACGATATCGGCGGGCGCGATTACGGCAAAGAGCCTCAAAAAGGCGACCCGGCTTATTATTACCGCCCATGGAAAACCATGCTGGCCCGCACCGTGGCCGACGGCGGGGAGAGCATATACGTCCAGGGCGCGCACGCGCAAACAATCCCGGCGCTGTGGGCCAGGCTGGCCCAAACAGGCGCCAAACCTTAA